One Baekduia alba genomic window, GCCGGCAGCGGCGTCGCCAGCTGCCGTGGCAGCTCGTCGCGCAGCGCGGCGAAGACCGCCTCGGGATCGCGGCCCAGCTCGGCGGCCAGCGGCGGCACGAAGTCGACCTGCCGGCGCCCGAGCGTGTTGGGGTACCACGACGCCATGTCGGGCCGGCCGAGGACCCGCATCGCCACCGTGAAGACCCGCTCGAACATCGGCTCGGAGTCGACGAGCACGCCGTCCATGTCGAAGATGACGGGCCGCGGCGCCATCAGCCCGGGAAGGCGATCGTCGACATGAGGGCGTTGGCCGCCTGGCGCGAGTCCAGGCGCGTGTGCTGCACGACGATCGGCACGTCGCTGGTGATCAGGCAGCAGTAGTCGACGCCGATCGCGACCGGCTCGGGGCCCTCGAGGTCGTTGAAGCGCTGGTGGTGGGCGCGCCGCGCGGGGATCGTCAACGGGTAGGGGCCGACCGGCTCGCGGTCGGTGAAGTACAGGAACAGCTCGACGTGCGCCGGCGCGTCGCCCGCGTTGAGGATGCACGCGCTGTCGTGGCTGGTCATGTCCGGCTCGGGGCCGGTGCTCGCGGGCGGGATGTAGCCGTCGGCGATCACCCAGCTCGTCGCGCCGACGGTCATGCCGTCACCTCGACCGTGCGCGCGTAGCGCGCGAGCGCGTCGGGGTCGAGCGTCACGCCGAGGCCGGGGCGCGTGGGCACCGCGAGCATGCCGTCGTCGTCGAGCGCGAAGCCCTCGACCGACAGGTCGTCGACGTAGGCCGAGCCGGTCTTGTACTCGACGAGCTCGGTGTGCGGCAGGGCGGAGGCGACCTGCAGGTCGGCGGCGAGGCCGACCGCGGTGTTCCAGCCGTGGCCGACGAACGCGACGCCGTGGTCCTCGGCGGCGCGCGCGATCCGGCGCTGCTCGCTGATGCCGCCGACCTTGGTCACGTCGGGCTGCACGATGTCCAGCGCGCGAGCCTCCAGCCAGGGCAGGAACGCCTGGCGGCGCGTCAGCACCTCGCCGCCGGCGATCTTCACGGTGGTGTGGCGACGCAGCTCGGCGTAGCCGTGGAGGTCGTCGGGCGCCAGCGGCTCCTCGAACCACTCGACGTCGTAGGCGGCGAGCATCGCGGCGGTGCGCAGCGCCCACGTGTAGCCGTGCGGCCAGAACCCGTCGCTGGCGCCCGCGTCGACCATCAGCAGCGCGTCGGGGCCGATCGCCTCGCGCGCGCTGCGCACCATCGCCTCGTCGAGGCGGTGCGAGCGCCGGCCGAACGGCCCCCAGCCGATCTTGTAGGCGGAGAAGCCCTGCGCGACGAGCGCGGCGAGGTGGTCGGCGAGGACGGCGGGCTCGTCCATCAGCAGGGAAGCGTAAGGCCGGACGCGGTCGCGGTAGCGCCCGCCGAGCAGGCGCCCGACGGGCTGGTCGCACGCCTTGCCGAGGATGTCCCACAGGGCCATGTCGATCCCGGAGATCGCGTGGGTGAGCGTGCCGCCGCGCCCCAGCCAGAACGTGTGCTGGTGCAGCTTCTCGCTGACGCGCTCGGGCTCCAGCGCGCACTCGCCGATGAGCAGCGGGCTCAGGACCTCGATCGCCGCGCGCACCAACCGGTCGTCGCTGTAGGCGCTGCCGACGCCGGTCAGCCCGGTGTCGGTGTGCACGGTCACCAGCGTGTGGACGACGTCATCGGGCCGGAGCTCGATGGCCCATCCGCCGGCCGGGGTGGCGCCTGAAAGGCCCGCGACGCTGACTCGCTCGATTTGCATGTCGCAAGCCTATCGGATATTGTCGACAACATGAAGGCGACAAAGTTCCCTCCGCTCGAGCCGGCCTCGCTGCGCCAGCGGGCGTCGGACGCGCTGCGGTCCGCGATCGTCGGCGGCCGGCTGAAGCCGGGCGACCGGCTCAAGGAGGTCGAGCTGGCCGAGGAGCTCGGCATCAGCCGCGCCCCGGTGCGCGAGGCGCTGCGCCAGCTCGAGCACGAGGGCCTCGTCGTCTCGCTGCCCTACCGCGCGACCGAGGTCCTCGGCGTCTCGCAGGAGGAGGTGGCCGAGGTGCTCGTCCCGATCCGGCTCACGCTCGAGTCCTTCGCGTTCCGCAAGGCGATGCCGGTGCTGACCGAGGCGGACTTCGTCGTGCTCGAGCAGCTCGTCGAGGCGATGCGCGTCGCCGGCCAGCGCGGCGACCTCGACGCGCTGGCCGAGGACGACGTCCGCTTCCACGAGCTGGTCATCGAGCGCTCCGGCCAGCCGCACTGCCTCCAGATCTGGCGCTCGATCGAGCCGCGCGTCCGCGCCTACTTCCGCCGCGACGCGCCGCGGCACACCACGGCCGACGAGGTCGCCGACGAGCACGACGAGCTGCTGCAGGCCCTCAGGGCCGGCGACGAGCAGCGCCTGGTCGACACGCTCAGCCGCCACGTCAACAACTACCTCGAGCCGTCGGGTCCGACGGCCGCCGCGGGCGCATGAGCGCGCCGACGGTGTTCGTGACGGGCGCCGGCTCCGGCATCGGCGCGGCCGTCGTCGCCGCCGCCGCGCGGCGCGGGGCCCGCGTCGCCGCGGTCGACATCGACGGCGCGCGCGCCGCCGCCGTGGCCGCCGACGCCGAAGGCGCCGGCGCCGAGGCGGCGCTGGGCCTCGAGGTCGACGTGCGCGACGACACCGCGGTCGCCGCGGCGATCGCGCGCTGTCGCGACGAGCTCGGCCTGCCCACCGCGGTGCTCGCCAACGCCGGCATCGAGCTCAACGGGCCGGCGCACGAGGTAGCGGCCGAGCAATGGGACCGTGTCGTCGAGGTCAACCTCCGTGGCGCGTTCTCGACCGCGCGGTGGGCGATCGCGGCGCTGCTCGACGCAGGGTCGGCCGGCTCGGTCGTCTGCACGTCGTCGCCCTCGGCGTTCGTCGGATTCGCCGGCGGCGGCAACGCCGCCTACGCGGCGTCCAAGGGCGGGGTCTCCGCGCTCGTCCGCAGCCTGGCCGTCGACTACGCGCCGCAGGGCGTGCGCGTCAACGCGATCGTGCCGGGCGCGACCGACACGCCGCTGCTCACCGTCGGCGTGCCCGAGGACCGCCGGGCCGCCGCGCGCGCCGAGATCCTGGAGCGGGCGCGCGAGCAGATCCCGCTCGGGCGCCTGGCCGACCCGGCGGAGATCGCCGAGGGCGTGTGGTGGCTGTGGTCGGACGCCGCGGCCTACGTCACGGGCTCGCACCTGGTCGTCGACGGCGGCCTCATGGCCAAGGGCGCCAACAGCTTCTAGCCATGGGCGTCCTGGTTGCGATCGGCGAGGGGCTGGTGGAGCTCGAGCGCGACGGCACGGCCGAGCGCCTCGCGTTCGCCGCCGGCGGCGACGCGGCGAACATCGCCGTGATGGCCGCGCGCCTGGGCGCGCGCACGCGGCTCGCCGGCCGGGTCGGCGACGATCCGCTCGGGGCCTGGCTGCGCGCGTTCTGGGCCGGCCGCGGCGTCGACGTCGCGCACGTGCGCGCCGATCCCGACGCGGCCACGGGCCTGTACCTGAACACGCCCGACGCCGACGCCGGCCACCGCTTCGTCTACTGGCGCACGGGCTCGGCCGGCAGCCGGCTCGTCGTCGAGGACCTCGACGACGACGTCTTCGCCGGCCTCGGCCTGCTGGTCGTGACCGGGGTCACGCTGGCGGTCTCGGCCTCGAGCGCCGCCGCGGCCGCGCACGCGGTCGTCCGCGCTCGCGCCGCCGGTGCGCGCGTCGCGTGCGTCCTGAACCACCGCCCCCGGCTCGGCGGCGACCCGCGCGCGCTCGCGGCCTTCGCCCGCGACGCCGACGTGGTCATCGGCTCGACCGAGGACACCGCCGCGCTCTTCGGCGAGTCCGACGCGGTCGCGCTGGCCCGCGGCGCGCTGAGCGGGCCCGAGGTCGTCCTCACCGACGGCGCGCACGCGGCCGTCGCCGTCCTCGACGGCTCGGTCTTCACGCAGCCGGTCCCGGTGGTCGAGGTCGTCAACGGCGCCGGCGCCGGCGACGCGTTCGCGGGCGCCTACCTGGCGCGGCGGCTGGCCGGCGACGGGTGTCCGGACGCCCTGGCCTGGGCCGTGGCGGCGGCGACCAGCAGCGTCGGCCGCTCCGGCTGCGCGGCCTCGTACCCGACGCTGGCGCAGACCCGCGCGCTGCTCGACGCGATCGTGGAGCAGCCGGCATGACCGACGTCGTCGACCTGCTCGCCGCCCAGCGCGTCGTCCCCGTGATCCGCAGCGCCGACGTCGCCGACGCCGTCGCGACCGCGCGCGCCTGCGCGCGTGCGGGTATGCGCCTCATCGAGCTCACGCGCAGCGTGCCCGACGTCGACGACGCGCTGCGCGAGCTGCGCGACGACGGCCTCGTGCTCGGGGTCGGCACGGTCACCGAGCCGGCGCACGTGCAGTCCGCCGCCCGGGCCGGCGCGCGCTTCGTGGTCTCCTTCACCCGCCCGCCGGGCGTCGTGGCGCAGGCCGCTGCGCTCGGGCTGGCGGCGATCCCGGGCGGCTTCACGCCGACCGAGCTCGCGGCCTGCGCCGCCACCGGCGCCCGCGTGGTCAAGCTCTTCCCGGCGCGGCTGGCCGCCCCGGCCTACCTGCGCGACGTGCGGGCGGTCCTGCCCGGCGTCGACGTGCTGGTCACCGGCGGGCTCGGTGGGCCCGCCGGCGACGTCGCCGCGTGGCTGGACGCCGGCGCGATCGCCGTCGGCGTCGGCGGCGAGCTCGGCACCGCCGCGACCTTGGGTCCTCAGGAGGTCGAGCGCCGCGCCCGCGCCGTGCTCGACCTCGCACACGCAACCATCAGGCAAGAGGGAGTAGGACGATGAGAAGTGCCCTGCGGATGATCATCCTCGCCGCGGTTGCCGCGGCGCTCGCCGCGACCATGACCGCCTGCGGCAGCAGCAGCTCGACCGACGACAAGGGTGAAGTGGTCATCACCTGCAGCTCGTGTCAGAGCAGTCCGAGCGACCCGTCGTTGCAGTTCGCGGCCGAGACCGCGAAGACGTTCAACCAGCGGTACGCCGGCAAGTACCACATCAAGGTCGTCAAGAACCAGAACGCGGGCTCCGGCCCCGACCGCCTCCAGTACTACCAGCGGCTCGCGCTGGCCGACGACCTGCCGGACGTCTTCCAGGTCAACCCGCCGGAGCTGCGGTCGCTGGCCAAGACCGGCAAGGTCATGAACTTCGCGCCCGTCCTCGACAAGGACGCCGCCTGGAAGGACTCGTTCAACGCCGGCGTGTTCACCGCGCTGACCGGCGAGGACGACCAGGTGTGGGCGATCCCCGAGACGCGCGACGCGATCGGCATCTACTACAACAAGGCGATCTTCAAGGAAGCCGGGATCGCCGCCTTCCCGCAGACCTGGGCCGAGTTCGAGGCCGACTGCGCGAAGATCAAGGCCGCCGGCAAGACCTGCTTCGCGATGGACGGCGACTGGGTCACGCTGCTGATGTGGGCCAACCTCATCGGCACGCAGCCGGGCGGCGTCACCTTCCTCGACCAGGGCATCAAGGGCGGGAACTACGCCGACAGCGCGGTCGCCGTCAAGGCCACCGACACGCTCCGGCGCTGGCACGACGCGGGCTACATCAACACCAACGCCTTCTCGGGCGAGTACCAGAACGCCGCCACGGCCTTCGTCCGCGGGCAGGCGGCGATGGTCGCCAACGGCCCGTGGATGGTCAACAGCGACATCAAGACCAAGAACGCGGTCAAGGGGCTCTACGACCAGGTCGGCTACGAGCAGTCGCCCGGATGGACGGCCGACCAGCGCGGGCTGATCGTCATCTCCGCCGAGGGCAGCTACGCCAGCGGAGCGCACGACGCCCGCAAGCAGGAGGCCGTGACGGCGTTCATGAAGCTCTTGACCTCGCACGCCCAGAGCGTCGAGCAGATCAAGGTCGAGGGGGCGTGGCCGGCCGCCAAGTTCGAGCCGACCGCGGCCGAGAAGAAGGACCTCGAGCCGCTCGCCGCGGGGCTGGTCAAGGCCTCGACCACGGTGCCGCTGAAGTTCCCACACGCCTTCTACAACGCGCCGGAGCCGTTCGAGAGCTCGT contains:
- a CDS encoding sensory rhodopsin transducer, whose product is MTVGATSWVIADGYIPPASTGPEPDMTSHDSACILNAGDAPAHVELFLYFTDREPVGPYPLTIPARRAHHQRFNDLEGPEPVAIGVDYCCLITSDVPIVVQHTRLDSRQAANALMSTIAFPG
- a CDS encoding mandelate racemase/muconate lactonizing enzyme family protein translates to MQIERVSVAGLSGATPAGGWAIELRPDDVVHTLVTVHTDTGLTGVGSAYSDDRLVRAAIEVLSPLLIGECALEPERVSEKLHQHTFWLGRGGTLTHAISGIDMALWDILGKACDQPVGRLLGGRYRDRVRPYASLLMDEPAVLADHLAALVAQGFSAYKIGWGPFGRRSHRLDEAMVRSAREAIGPDALLMVDAGASDGFWPHGYTWALRTAAMLAAYDVEWFEEPLAPDDLHGYAELRRHTTVKIAGGEVLTRRQAFLPWLEARALDIVQPDVTKVGGISEQRRIARAAEDHGVAFVGHGWNTAVGLAADLQVASALPHTELVEYKTGSAYVDDLSVEGFALDDDGMLAVPTRPGLGVTLDPDALARYARTVEVTA
- a CDS encoding GntR family transcriptional regulator; the protein is MKATKFPPLEPASLRQRASDALRSAIVGGRLKPGDRLKEVELAEELGISRAPVREALRQLEHEGLVVSLPYRATEVLGVSQEEVAEVLVPIRLTLESFAFRKAMPVLTEADFVVLEQLVEAMRVAGQRGDLDALAEDDVRFHELVIERSGQPHCLQIWRSIEPRVRAYFRRDAPRHTTADEVADEHDELLQALRAGDEQRLVDTLSRHVNNYLEPSGPTAAAGA
- a CDS encoding SDR family NAD(P)-dependent oxidoreductase, which produces MSAPTVFVTGAGSGIGAAVVAAAARRGARVAAVDIDGARAAAVAADAEGAGAEAALGLEVDVRDDTAVAAAIARCRDELGLPTAVLANAGIELNGPAHEVAAEQWDRVVEVNLRGAFSTARWAIAALLDAGSAGSVVCTSSPSAFVGFAGGGNAAYAASKGGVSALVRSLAVDYAPQGVRVNAIVPGATDTPLLTVGVPEDRRAAARAEILERAREQIPLGRLADPAEIAEGVWWLWSDAAAYVTGSHLVVDGGLMAKGANSF
- a CDS encoding PfkB family carbohydrate kinase; amino-acid sequence: MGVLVAIGEGLVELERDGTAERLAFAAGGDAANIAVMAARLGARTRLAGRVGDDPLGAWLRAFWAGRGVDVAHVRADPDAATGLYLNTPDADAGHRFVYWRTGSAGSRLVVEDLDDDVFAGLGLLVVTGVTLAVSASSAAAAAHAVVRARAAGARVACVLNHRPRLGGDPRALAAFARDADVVIGSTEDTAALFGESDAVALARGALSGPEVVLTDGAHAAVAVLDGSVFTQPVPVVEVVNGAGAGDAFAGAYLARRLAGDGCPDALAWAVAAATSSVGRSGCAASYPTLAQTRALLDAIVEQPA
- a CDS encoding bifunctional 4-hydroxy-2-oxoglutarate aldolase/2-dehydro-3-deoxy-phosphogluconate aldolase, which codes for MTDVVDLLAAQRVVPVIRSADVADAVATARACARAGMRLIELTRSVPDVDDALRELRDDGLVLGVGTVTEPAHVQSAARAGARFVVSFTRPPGVVAQAAALGLAAIPGGFTPTELAACAATGARVVKLFPARLAAPAYLRDVRAVLPGVDVLVTGGLGGPAGDVAAWLDAGAIAVGVGGELGTAATLGPQEVERRARAVLDLAHATIRQEGVGR
- a CDS encoding ABC transporter substrate-binding protein, with amino-acid sequence MRSALRMIILAAVAAALAATMTACGSSSSTDDKGEVVITCSSCQSSPSDPSLQFAAETAKTFNQRYAGKYHIKVVKNQNAGSGPDRLQYYQRLALADDLPDVFQVNPPELRSLAKTGKVMNFAPVLDKDAAWKDSFNAGVFTALTGEDDQVWAIPETRDAIGIYYNKAIFKEAGIAAFPQTWAEFEADCAKIKAAGKTCFAMDGDWVTLLMWANLIGTQPGGVTFLDQGIKGGNYADSAVAVKATDTLRRWHDAGYINTNAFSGEYQNAATAFVRGQAAMVANGPWMVNSDIKTKNAVKGLYDQVGYEQSPGWTADQRGLIVISAEGSYASGAHDARKQEAVTAFMKLLTSHAQSVEQIKVEGAWPAAKFEPTAAEKKDLEPLAAGLVKASTTVPLKFPHAFYNAPEPFESSWKNLWPAYVKNKMSTQDFLSKLAHDAQSTTG